A region from the Ciconia boyciana chromosome 1, ASM3463844v1, whole genome shotgun sequence genome encodes:
- the MMP7 gene encoding matrilysin, with amino-acid sequence MQYLLLCAAILLSGSLAFPAQLKPESWSNTDLQNVKAYLDKFFPPLTKTQSLSLEERIKEMQRFFHLTVTGKLNAETEETMKQPRCGVPDIANYNTFPGKPKWKKTHLTYKIVNYTPDLPQKKVDDAIRRAFTVWSDVTPLQFRRVFQGHADIVIGFARREHGDGNPFDGRGNTLAHAFAPGEGLGGDAHFDDDERWSESNREINLFLVAAHEFGHSLGLAHSNVREALMYPIYSYVNPATFRLSEDDRRGIQKLYGRKSSNS; translated from the exons ATGCAATACCTCCTACTTTGTGCTGCCATCCTCCTATCTGGCAGTCTTGCTTTTCCAGCACAACTTAAACCAGAATCATGGAGCAACACTGACCTCCAGAATGTAAAG gcATATCTTGACAAATTCTTTCCACCTCTTACAAAAACACAAAGCTTAAGCTTAGAAGAGAggattaaagaaatgcagaggttTTTCCACCTGACTGtaactggaaaattaaatgcagaaacCGAAGAAACAATGAAACAGCCAAGATGTGGAGTCCCCGATATAGCAAATTACAATACATTTCCTGGaaaaccaaaatggaaaaagacaCATTTGACTTACAA GATTGTCAATTATACACCTGATCTACCCCAAAAGAAAGTGGATGATGCAATTAGAAGGGCTTTTACGGTATGGAGTGATGTGACTCCACTGCAGTTCCGAAGAGTATTCCAGGGACATGCAGACATTGTGATTGGATTTGCACGTCGTG aGCATGGTGATGGAAATCCTTTTGACGGAAGAGGCAACACACTAGCTCATGCGTTTGCACCTGGAGAAGGGCTTGGTGGAGATGCTCATTTTGATGATGATGAAAGGTGGTCAGAGTCCAATCGAG aaattaatttgttcctTGTTGCTGCTCATGAATTTGGTCATTCTTTGGGACTTGCTCATTCAAATGTCCGTGAAGCTCTGATGTACCCTATCTACTCATATGTGAACCCAGCAACCTTCAGACTTTCAGAGGATGATAGGCGAGGAATTCAGAAGTTATACG GGAGAAAGTCGTCTAACTCTTGA